Below is a genomic region from Pseudochaenichthys georgianus chromosome 13, fPseGeo1.2, whole genome shotgun sequence.
CTTATTGTAACTAGATGAGACACTGAAGTGAATTCTGTGTACCATAATTGGCCAAAGAGTTTGGCCGCTACCTGTGTTATTATGAAAGTGGAAAGCTCGTATAATACGATGATTAGCGTATTTATCAGTATCAAGGTGTGGTATTAAAGTCCATTTAAGAGGATAATATTTGGATTTTTAAAAAGGGCATTTCAGAACATAATGAGTCCAGCCACTGTCATAACAACACAGCAGCGCAGCGTAAACATGGGGTGAATGAAAGGTGCAAAATATACAAATAGAGGAGATCGAGCTCTGAGACCAAAACTGTCACATTGACTCTCACTGGAGATCAATCAGACACTTATGTGGATAATATTCAAAAAAAGTCATAAAGTGAATCCCATAATTTGGACGGGTGTATAGCACTTAAACTGTTAAATGTCAAAACGTATCTTTTCAAAAACATCAAACCTGTAAGTTATCAAATAAGGCACTTATCAATATCAACTAGCTGAATTTGGATGCATTTAAGGGATCACAGCAAATCTTTAGTGTCATGCTTCCTTTAAAAACATTATTCAAAAAGCTTTTTTTCGTCTCCCAAGTGTACTGGCTTTCAACTGAGTCATTATGGTACATACAATCTGATAACAAAAACTAAACATGCATTGCATAGAGCATAGACCCTTTTATTTTCCATGTTATTGCTTTACTAATGGAGGGCATTCTCACTGAAAAACTGCAGAACATGATTTAAAACAGATTTGACTGATAAAATGCAGTTAGACAGCATGTTTCAGCCCGGGCTCAGTAACTTGTAATATAAAATACTGTTGTATAGCCCCATCGAAGCACAATGGTTGCACAAAAACATATAGTTCCTTTTTGTGAGGAATATTCTATATTCCTGGAGTGTTGGAAGAATAAGCCCTGAATCTCTTTGTCAGATTGTCCATGTATAGTTGCTGTGTTGGATCCAcaacaaactacttgtactgCCAGCAAAATCCATCTTTTCCAAGTACAGCTGAACTCTGAGTGTTATCCACAAAACTGTGAAGAAGAGCTGAGAAAAAAGGCTAAGCCGCAACGCCTTGCATAAAATTGTCTTTTCGTTTTTAACACCAGGACGTATACCTGGGCACGCAGACCAACATGTATTTGTTCTTCTGTCTGCGTCTGATAACAGATAAGGCACGTGTGGATTTTTGTAAAAAGAATCGAGACGCATGAGAACATTCCATATAACCCTGCCCATCGAGGAAGTGGAGCTGCAGAGGATTAATCTCAAAAGTGCCAGCTAAGTCCATGTTGGTATCAGGCCCCTGTGAGAGCGTCATCGCGGTACCGTCAGTAcctgaacattttaaaataacatttggcATATTCTTCTATCTGCTGTATGTTTTATAGTTTTTGTTCTTTTTGAGACACTGGGTTGCGACCAGCAGAGTAAACAGACTACAAGCCCAGGTCATCATCCACAGGGACAGACTGCAGCTGAGTGAGTATCTTGGTGTCCCCGTCCATCTCCTCTGGATCCCCCAGAGCAGAGCTGGTTTCCACATCCTGCTCGGACGAGGGGCTTCCCTGGAGCAGCGACTCTCCTCCAGGAAGCCCCAACAGAGCCGGGTCGACATGTAGGTCCCCCTTTCCGCGGACATCAAACAGAGTTAGACTAGCTGACGTGGAGAGGGGCATGGGGCTCCAGACGGGCTGGGACAGCTGGATGTTGGGTGTCCCCCCACTGTACATGGGACTGAGGGTAAGCATACTCTCTGGAGTGAGAGTGTTTGGAGCTGTAGAGGTGACTGTATGATCTAAAGCCGGGATGGAGGGTGTCCCCGTCTCTGGAGCACAGTACGGTGGAGTAGAGTTGATGAAGTTTAGGGTGGATGATGTAAAGTGGGTCGGGCCTGAGGTGGAAGAGACTACAGGAGGGGTGGAGGGGGTGAGAAGTTGACTCAAGCCATTTGCATAGATGGGTAACGCCTCCGGGACCGGTTTCAGTGGCAGGCTGGTGAGCTGGATGCCGGCTGGGATGGTCAGGATCAGTTTGCCTTCGTGGACACTCAGGTAAGGGCTCCCACCGAGCAGAAGGTTACCTGTGGTGGTGAGGAAGGATGAAATGACAGCAATAAGGACAGAGTAACAACATCCAAAAAAGCAACGCAGCAGTTAAGCACCGTAGGAAATATTCTGTAAGTCTTGGTTATTTATCTCTACAGTCATTCATACTGTTTTGGGTCAGAAGATGTTTGTCAGATTGTTTCCTGAGTGCATTATCTTACAGTCATATAGATAAAATAGCCCATTGTTTTTAAACATACTCTATACATCATGCCACAATTTGAGAATACTTAGTTTGATTAGTTAGCTGTTTTGTAATGGTTTATTCAGCAGTGGTTATTCCATTATTCAACTGTTTTATCTCCAAATCTTATATTCAGTTTTATATCAATCTGTCAGAAAAACATAAAATCCTAAAAGCagggattttctttttttcaatgtTGATTGACTTTTCTCAAAAAAATAAATCGCTGAGTCATTTTTGTAGTTTGGCTAACTGTTATGTGCTCTGTTGCTACATGTATTAATGAATTCAGTGTACCTGGAGCAGCAGAGGGCAGCTGAATGATCCCAGAGTTGAGGAGCTGCACACCCGGGGCCATGTTGGTTTGGTGACCCACATTCTGCAGGGGCCTCAGCTGGTTTATCCTAAGAGGCCCCTGAGCGACCCCTCCATGGGCTGAGGTCAGGATTTGTAAGGGCAGTCCAGCAGAGGGGATGGACAGAGAAGGACTGGCAGGAACCACTTGGGGGAAAGAGATGGAGGAGGAAGTTTGAATGGGGGAGACGGGGACCAGCTGAGGCATGGAGAGGGGGACTAACTGTGCTGCTGTGGAGGCTTTGGGCACTACTTGTGTCGGGGAAGAAATGGATATAAGCTGTGGGACCTGGATTGTGCTCGTAGAGGAGTTTGTGCTTTGTTGGAGCTGATTGTTAAGCTGTGAGATAGAGACTATAGTGGTGGCACCTTCAGGCAGAGTACTTAAAGCATCCTGGTGCAGTCTGGTGCTAGTGTTCACTGTGTGGTTTAGGAACTGAGAAGCTAATGAGGTGAGGGAGGAAACTGGGACTAACTGAGGGCATTGGGACACTGTGGCTCCTGAAGAGTGCTGCACCAGCTGGGACACTGGGATACCCTGGATGGAAGGCACGACCTGGGGCAGAGAGAAGACCTGAGGGGAGCAGCTGCTGCTGGAAACCAAAGAGCTAGAAGGGTTTAAGTGGGAGCCAGCGGAGGTAAAAACAACATACTCCCCATGCTGACTGGAGAACGGCAGGGCAGAACTGGAGATCACCATGCCTGCGGACGACATGGAGACCGGGAGAGACTCGTGGCGCTGGGGGATTTGTGCTAAGACTAGTGAGGGGAGACTGGTGGGGGAGGACAGAGTTGGTGAGGAAGGAGATAAagatgaagaagaggaagatACTGTCTGGATGCTGCCCTCTGATTCAGGGACGCTGATGAAATTCATTGCATTGCCGCCGTCTGTTTTGGTTTGCAGGGGAAGAGAGATGACGGAGACCGGGGAGGTGTTAGTGCTAAGAAGACTGCTCTGCTTGGCCTCCATGGACAAAACCTCCTGCGGTGTGATGGAAATGGCTTGCTGCTGATGCAGACTAGTTTTGGTTATTACCTGAGCCCCGTTCAGAATCAAAGGAGAGTTGGATCCAACAGGACTCAGTGTGACTGTCTGGCAATCGCCCAAGCTCAGCCCGTTAATTATGACACCAGCACCAGTACTGGAGAGGATGGAATTTCCATTAAGTAGTAACGGCTGAGAGGCTGTGAGGAAGCCACCGGACCCGTTGAGGAAGAGCTGGCCTCCGGCGCTGCAGGGGAcggcagagagagagatgatGGAGGCCGTGGAACTGGAAACCTCCTCTGGTTTGTCAGGGCCGTCGTCCATGGGGCTCCCCTCGTCATCGGTGCTGTGGTTCCCATCAGATTCACTGGAACGGAGGAGGAACAAATGGGTCAAATTAAAAGAGAAATGTCTGAGGCAACTGAGAGGGTTGGGCAACAGGATTTAGTCAAGTGCACAACTTGAACACACAAACACTTAATAATCCATGTATTGCATTTGTACTGTTCTGATCCCTTTAATGAGTTCATCTTATTACATACGTAATCTATGTTTTAAAACCCTAATTTCTGTTCAGGGAACTCATTTCACTCACAGGTTTCAATGGATTATGCATTGTTAGACCGGGATTATTTAAATATGTGTATAAGAGAAAAGGCAGAGATGCTTGTACTGAACTATAGCTCCTAAACTCCATCAGACTGAAAACATTTCAACAATACAACATCAGTATCAGGCCTCATCTTGCATCATGACATCTGGTTGTGCAACTCTACTTTTGAATGTATTTACAGCGATGGTAGACAGATTAGAGTTTGAAATGTACATTACTGTGaataacatttgaaatgtgtcTTATGTTTATCAGTTATATTGAAATACTGACTAAAAATGTTACTCACTCAAAAGTTGTCCTTATTCCAACTTTTACACATTTAATCTCTGATGAATtaaccaatcaatcaatacattacatcAGGCTTCTTAAAAGATGATTACATGTTCATGACTAGGTCCATTATTTGTCTGCAACTGGCTTTCTGCAAACCCCTTAGTTGAATTGCAAAATGTTGGGAAAGTACACCAAAAATAGAATTATGTTTGCATTCAAACTAGGGACAAAACTTGTATTGTTGTGTGTTGCAGTGTACTTTAATGTGCAAATTGCttgtatgtgcaatatatacaacAAACCAAATTCTGGTTCTCGTTAAAGAATAACTTTTTTAATTGTTAGCTTGCTCACACTGGCGTATAGTATTCTGTATTTGTCTGGATCCAACTCAACCTTTTCTGGTCATTttattatcttatcttatctacaAAACTGACCATACTCTGTGGTGAATCCGGGATATTCCTAACAACTATTTTAACCGAGTGTTTGCTTGGTTTGTGTGGTCAACCATACAGATTGTGTGCCAGACCACTAGCCTGTGATAAGATAAGTACGCTGTATTATCTCTTATCTCCTCACGATGTACCATCTCATCTCCCCCTGCTTTGTGAATAAGTAGCTGTAAAACTGAGGTTTCCCCCAGCCTACATAGCACCCCCCACATTCACTGGTTAAAGCCTTTACTCTCACCCCGTCACCCTACAGGCCCTATGCAGCGGTGCAGGATTTCAGGAAACTTGAGCCATGATGGGCGACTGGATCTCACATTTCATAACAAAGCAACATGCTCCTGGTCTCGGACCTGTATGGCTTTACTGCTGTCAAAAGTCAGCTCCCCCGGCCATTATCTTACTTCATGCATGTTATAAAAGTTCTTAAATACGTTTCTTTTTACTGACGTTTGAGGTTTACATGTTCTTTCTACTCTGCCCTTTGTAGGCCTGCATGTCTTTGTTTTACTATGAAGGTCTGGTGCGTTCAGTAACTTTTTTTGAGTGATTGTTAATGTctaaaaacacaacacaaagCAACCAACCGCtctcaaaacaaaaaagggaatGTCAGCTGTCTACTGGATAATGACTTTTGAATTACTCCCTCGGTTGAGACTAGACTCATGGGTTAACATTGTTTCCAGTGCTGTTGGGTTATCTAAACTTGCCTTTTGCTGTGTGTCCCGGGCGGGGTCCTGTCCCTCTGCCTGCGGTTCTTGAACCAGTTGCTGACCTGGGTGAGGGACAGTCCGGTTACTTTGGCCAGGTTTTTCTTCTCGTCCGGAGTGGGGTACCTGTTGCTCTTATAGCAATCTTTCAGGGCATTTCTGGACTTTTCTTTAAAGCAGTACACGGTCTCCTCTCCGTCCCAGATGGTTTTGGGAAGGGGAAACTTCTTCCTGAGCCGGTACTTGTCCACTGCGCCCAGGCTGCGGCCCCGCGACCTCTCCGCCTCCTTGTAGCGGGCTTTCAGGTACAGGTCCTGCAGGAACCCATGGTTAGACGGGTGGAAGGCGTAGCTATCCAGGATGGCGTACAGCTCCTTGAATTCGTCCCGGTGGAAAGCCACCAGTGCCTGGGCCTTCAGCATGGTCTCGTTGCCACGTAGCAGCTCGGACGAAGGAGGTATGGTGGAAAGAAATCTCCACAGGCGATCCACATTGCCCGCCTGCAGGAGGGCCTCGCACAGACATGATACTTGGTCAGTGGAAAAACTCAAAGACGAGTTTTGAAAACTTTGGAGCAATTGTTCCGAAATGTGCACCGGATCTTTATCTTCTTTGAACTCCGTGGCCGTCGGCTCCTCTGGGCTGTTCTCGGATTGTTCTGTAGACTCCAAAGACAAGGAAGCCATTTTTACGTTAACTTTTTTTCCTCCAGtagttcctcctcctctctctccctccctccctcgtaGCGAAGCACTCTCTCCCGGTCTCTGCCAAACCACGAACGTGCCTGCAAATTACAACAGCCACGCCCCTTGTCTGTCTTTTGTTCAAAGTAACTTTATATATGTCACTAATTAACATATTGCGGaacttaaaggtgacatgtcatgcttttccggttattacccgtccccttgtgtgttatgaaggtttttatgcatgtaaatggtgtgcagagtcaaaaccctcaaagtacaccatgtagcgagtaaaactctaacacaaaacgcctcgttggagatacgtcactgtccatttgattcttccgggtacatcatgatgtcatgtcgtccccggaacaaaatggaccaatccgtcgagccgttacgttacgtccgcggagccgttacgttaagcccccgctgattagtccaaattgaccaatccacggacttcctcacacactcagtgcaggcagctcagctgatttctcctccctggctccaggctgataacagacagttgggatcgcggcgaaattctctctgcagacccattctcacagcgtttatcaacctttttcttactcaatatcaagccacacttattgtttttacttcggctgtgactttgtgtgtgctcagggtgagtttggctgtgtttcgctgtgtatcgctaaacaaggaaatcacacctccacggagttcagcgcgattcacaacgtcccgactggtcccgaagcacactgggctcacagagagggggggggggggggcaagagctgcaacgagccgtttagtggagaaagtgaatactgctgaatacacatactttcagagacagcaagcgcatttcgtggcatctgcagacagtggcaagtccttccggcatatgccacagaggccgctactctgtggtagctgtggcaagtccttccggcatatgccacagatgccacaacttgccgaggcatctgccgctgctcaacgggagttgccacaagatgctagctagagtaagagaaggtttactgtagctgccactcgccttccgtggcaaatgcagctatttaaacccgtatttatcgtgtacaatttcgctgtttaggcatgactttatcgaactgatctgtacccaggactgatgtgcgatctctatttttcaaaaagattatacatta
It encodes:
- the six5 gene encoding homeobox protein SIX5, which encodes MASLSLESTEQSENSPEEPTATEFKEDKDPVHISEQLLQSFQNSSLSFSTDQVSCLCEALLQAGNVDRLWRFLSTIPPSSELLRGNETMLKAQALVAFHRDEFKELYAILDSYAFHPSNHGFLQDLYLKARYKEAERSRGRSLGAVDKYRLRKKFPLPKTIWDGEETVYCFKEKSRNALKDCYKSNRYPTPDEKKNLAKVTGLSLTQVSNWFKNRRQRDRTPPGTHSKSESDGNHSTDDEGSPMDDGPDKPEEVSSSTASIISLSAVPCSAGGQLFLNGSGGFLTASQPLLLNGNSILSSTGAGVIINGLSLGDCQTVTLSPVGSNSPLILNGAQVITKTSLHQQQAISITPQEVLSMEAKQSSLLSTNTSPVSVISLPLQTKTDGGNAMNFISVPESEGSIQTVSSSSSSLSPSSPTLSSPTSLPSLVLAQIPQRHESLPVSMSSAGMVISSSALPFSSQHGEYVVFTSAGSHLNPSSSLVSSSSCSPQVFSLPQVVPSIQGIPVSQLVQHSSGATVSQCPQLVPVSSLTSLASQFLNHTVNTSTRLHQDALSTLPEGATTIVSISQLNNQLQQSTNSSTSTIQVPQLISISSPTQVVPKASTAAQLVPLSMPQLVPVSPIQTSSSISFPQVVPASPSLSIPSAGLPLQILTSAHGGVAQGPLRINQLRPLQNVGHQTNMAPGVQLLNSGIIQLPSAAPGNLLLGGSPYLSVHEGKLILTIPAGIQLTSLPLKPVPEALPIYANGLSQLLTPSTPPVVSSTSGPTHFTSSTLNFINSTPPYCAPETGTPSIPALDHTVTSTAPNTLTPESMLTLSPMYSGGTPNIQLSQPVWSPMPLSTSASLTLFDVRGKGDLHVDPALLGLPGGESLLQGSPSSEQDVETSSALGDPEEMDGDTKILTQLQSVPVDDDLGL